A genomic region of Ignavibacteria bacterium contains the following coding sequences:
- a CDS encoding ATP-dependent 6-phosphofructokinase: protein MKVKRIGILTGGGDCPGLNAVIRGVTKPAIEMGMTVIGIEDGFEGLVEGKMHELTNRDVSGIINVGGTILGSSNKGDPFHWPVDDGEKIVIENKSKLAVKNYKGWGLDCLIVIGGDGSMHISSQLMKLGLNIVGVPKTIDNDLNGTDLTFGYDSAVYVATEAIDRLHTTASSHHRVMVIEVMGRYGGWIALGAGIAGGADVILIPEIPFKWEDVAEKVIERSTKGKRFSIVCVAEGAKPLGGQIVIQEKDKKRTDPVRLGGIGHLVGKKIEEMTGLETRVTILGHLQRGGSPTPFDRILATRFGTYAIEIAAKKKFGQMVALKGDKITSIPIKDAIKKKKLVPLDCQMIKTAVRVGTSFGNKEMTKW from the coding sequence ATGAAAGTAAAACGAATTGGAATTTTGACTGGTGGAGGCGATTGTCCGGGACTTAACGCAGTAATAAGGGGAGTAACTAAACCAGCAATTGAAATGGGAATGACTGTAATTGGAATTGAAGATGGATTTGAAGGACTTGTTGAAGGTAAAATGCATGAATTAACTAACCGTGATGTATCAGGAATTATAAATGTTGGAGGGACAATATTAGGCTCTTCTAATAAAGGTGATCCATTTCATTGGCCCGTAGATGACGGCGAAAAAATTGTAATTGAAAATAAATCTAAACTTGCTGTAAAAAATTATAAAGGCTGGGGATTAGATTGTTTGATTGTTATTGGCGGTGATGGTTCAATGCACATATCGTCTCAATTGATGAAACTTGGATTGAATATTGTTGGTGTGCCTAAAACAATTGATAACGATTTAAATGGTACCGATTTAACATTTGGTTATGACTCAGCAGTGTATGTGGCGACAGAAGCAATAGATCGACTTCATACAACAGCATCATCGCATCATCGCGTGATGGTAATCGAAGTGATGGGAAGATATGGAGGCTGGATTGCCCTCGGTGCTGGAATTGCCGGCGGTGCAGATGTTATTTTGATCCCCGAAATTCCTTTTAAATGGGAAGATGTGGCTGAAAAAGTAATTGAAAGAAGTACGAAAGGAAAACGATTTAGTATTGTCTGCGTAGCTGAAGGTGCTAAACCTTTGGGCGGTCAAATTGTAATTCAAGAAAAAGATAAGAAAAGAACTGATCCAGTTAGATTGGGAGGAATTGGTCATCTTGTTGGGAAAAAAATAGAAGAGATGACCGGACTGGAAACACGAGTAACAATTCTTGGTCATTTGCAAAGAGGCGGCAGCCCAACTCCTTTTGATCGAATTCTTGCAACTCGTTTTGGAACTTATGCAATTGAAATTGCAGCTAAGAAAAAATTTGGTCAAATGGTCGCACTAAAAGGCGATAAGATAACTTCTATCCCAATTAAAGATGCAATTAAAAAGAAAAAGCTTGTTCCTTTAGATTGTCAGATGATAAAGACTGCTGTAAGAGTTGGTACTTCCTTCGGAAATAAAGAAATGACAAAGTGGTGA
- a CDS encoding TonB-dependent receptor, producing the protein MKKIKIIYLIIFIFLHSAIALSESFKTKSDTTSARDSLKTFITEQIIISDKSDFFDKKISSAFTRKLSLNEKLSSLSIGNLLASTSGIFTRSYGAEGSLQTISIRGAGSEYTSVFINGINYNNSLNGVFDFSKFSSDEISELIIKKGNDFDPLNNNSFGGVIELNPFEKSDTTKYSLKIQRGSFDLKGINLNTTGSFNNLYYKINFSHKSAKNDYEYYFNNEKGIRKNSDINQKSINSTFINQFSVFNKTVKLLSFIGYLDKNMGLPNFVSSNRHNDSRTREREKNFSTSVNSKVSLDNFLINGIFGFQSNKLSIDDPILSINLRTKFFETNEKSFNYKLFVNYIKSDFSFSFGYISTLENFDRLELRENESLRNKFLREVNSFNFTSNYSQRILNDDFNLNLAFLFSQNYVKDKSNNLNHFNHFPNLRAGISINSFSSKLTLYANAGTGTRIPNFYEITFSKLTSLNNRELEPEKIINYESGIRFKQKSISLELTYFNFDVRNKIIWQPQRVAFFSPINSGRINSSGIEFNLEGLQFFQNFYLNGNYTLINALKKSKLSESDNSFNKQLPYIPKHKASISIQYINKNLTFDFTTNYYSRRFITEDNDVLFSLEPVFISNILTSYDFKFFNLKFSTQFYIQNLFNKSYQLIQSFPMPGREYRLTIQMEVK; encoded by the coding sequence ATGAAAAAAATAAAAATCATATATCTCATCATTTTTATCTTTCTTCACAGTGCAATTGCGCTTTCTGAAAGCTTTAAAACAAAATCTGATACGACTTCAGCACGAGATAGTCTTAAAACTTTTATCACAGAACAAATAATCATTTCAGATAAATCAGATTTTTTTGACAAAAAAATTTCAAGTGCTTTTACACGAAAATTAAGTTTGAATGAAAAGTTAAGTTCACTATCTATCGGGAACCTGCTCGCATCCACATCAGGAATTTTTACCAGATCTTATGGTGCAGAGGGCAGCCTTCAAACAATCTCAATTAGAGGAGCAGGTTCGGAATATACTTCTGTCTTTATTAATGGAATAAACTACAACAATTCATTAAATGGTGTATTTGATTTCAGTAAATTTTCTTCCGATGAAATTTCTGAACTAATTATTAAAAAAGGTAATGATTTCGATCCTCTAAATAATAATTCATTTGGCGGTGTAATTGAATTAAATCCATTTGAAAAATCGGATACAACAAAATATTCACTAAAAATTCAAAGAGGCAGTTTTGATTTAAAGGGAATTAATCTAAATACAACCGGCTCATTTAATAATCTTTATTATAAAATTAATTTCTCACATAAATCGGCAAAGAATGATTATGAATATTATTTCAACAATGAAAAGGGTATCAGGAAAAACAGCGATATTAACCAGAAATCAATTAATTCTACTTTTATAAATCAATTTTCTGTCTTTAATAAAACTGTGAAATTACTTTCATTTATTGGTTATCTTGATAAAAATATGGGATTGCCAAATTTTGTTTCATCCAATCGTCATAATGATAGCAGAACAAGAGAAAGAGAAAAAAATTTTTCAACTTCAGTTAATTCAAAAGTTTCTCTTGACAATTTTCTGATTAACGGAATTTTCGGATTTCAAAGCAACAAACTTTCGATTGACGATCCAATACTTTCCATTAATCTTAGAACAAAATTTTTTGAGACAAATGAAAAGTCTTTTAATTATAAGCTTTTTGTTAATTATATAAAATCAGATTTCAGTTTTTCTTTTGGATACATATCAACGCTTGAAAATTTTGATAGACTTGAACTAAGGGAAAATGAAAGTTTAAGAAACAAATTTCTCAGAGAAGTAAACAGCTTTAATTTTACTTCAAATTATTCCCAGAGAATTTTAAATGATGATTTTAATTTGAATTTAGCTTTCCTTTTTTCACAGAACTATGTAAAAGATAAATCCAACAATTTAAATCACTTCAATCATTTCCCGAATTTGAGAGCTGGCATTTCAATTAATTCATTTTCATCTAAGCTAACACTTTATGCAAATGCAGGAACTGGAACTCGAATTCCAAACTTTTATGAAATCACATTTTCAAAATTGACCTCATTAAACAATCGTGAACTGGAACCAGAGAAAATTATTAATTACGAGTCGGGAATTCGTTTTAAGCAAAAATCAATTTCTCTTGAATTAACATACTTTAATTTTGATGTTAGGAATAAAATCATCTGGCAGCCGCAAAGAGTTGCTTTCTTCAGCCCAATAAATTCTGGAAGAATAAATTCCAGTGGGATTGAATTTAATTTAGAAGGACTCCAATTTTTTCAAAATTTTTATCTCAACGGAAACTATACATTAATTAATGCTTTGAAAAAATCTAAGCTTAGTGAAAGCGATAATTCATTCAACAAACAACTTCCTTACATTCCAAAACACAAAGCCTCAATTTCAATTCAATACATAAATAAAAATCTTACTTTCGATTTCACAACAAATTACTACAGCAGAAGATTTATTACTGAAGATAACGATGTTTTATTCTCACTTGAACCAGTTTTTATTTCAAACATTCTGACTTCTTATGACTTTAAATTTTTTAATCTCAAATTCTCAACTCAATTTTATATTCAAAACTTATTCAATAAATCTTATCAATTAATCCAATCTTTTCCGATGCCTGGAAGAGAGTATCGTTTAACAATTCAAATGGAGGTAAAATGA
- the mscL gene encoding large-conductance mechanosensitive channel protein MscL, with protein sequence MLDEFKKFALKGNMIDMAVGIILGAAFGSVVNSLVNDIIMPPLGFLIGGVDFKDLFITIKGGPVSSLEEARKVGAVVWAYGNFITTLINFLIIAFALFLVVKSINTMREKLEKKESKTN encoded by the coding sequence ATGTTAGATGAATTCAAAAAATTCGCATTAAAAGGGAATATGATTGATATGGCAGTTGGAATTATTTTAGGAGCTGCCTTCGGATCAGTAGTTAATTCCCTTGTTAATGATATAATAATGCCTCCGCTCGGTTTTCTAATTGGCGGAGTGGACTTTAAGGATTTATTTATCACAATTAAAGGTGGACCTGTAAGTTCACTTGAAGAAGCAAGAAAAGTTGGTGCGGTTGTCTGGGCTTACGGTAATTTCATCACAACATTGATCAATTTCTTAATAATAGCTTTCGCTCTGTTTTTAGTGGTTAAATCAATCAATACGATGAGAGAAAAATTAGAAAAGAAAGAAAGTAAAACTAACTAA
- the pta gene encoding phosphate acetyltransferase, giving the protein MKIHKEDALNYHSQGRKGKIEVIPTKPCQTQWDLSLAYTPGVAEPCLEIARDEELVYEYTAKGNLVAVISNGTAVLGLGDIGPLAGKPVMEGKGVLFKRFADIDVFDIEINTKDVNEFIRCVQLLEPTFGGINLEDVKAPECFYIERELKRTMKIPVFHDDQHGTAIISGAALLNAVELAGKELDKIKVVFNGAGASAISCAHLYTLLGVKKENIIMCDTSGVIYKGRKEHMNEFKEMFASDTTARTLAEALVDADVFVGLSVGNVVTKEMVKSMAKNPIVFAMANPYPEITYEDATDARSDIIMATGRSDYPNQVNNVLGFPFIFRGALDVRATAINDEMKLAASYALAKLAKEEVPESVIRAYGGVELKFGKEYIIPKPFDPRVLTYVAPAVAKAAMETGVARKPITDWDEYEHQLLERLGISKQIVRVAIEKAKGSMKRIVFPEGNQVKILKAAEILVDDHIAKPILLGKESEIKELIEKHKINSSEFEIIDPENCKHYDRYVEEFYKLRQRKGITRVEAQKYMKMPNYFGAMMVKMGDADGMISGLTSHYPDTIRPALQIVKTAPGVKKVSGLYIMLVKNEAFFFADTTVNVNPTAEDLAEIAILAAKAARRFNIEPKVAMLSFSNFGNAPYPESEKVAKAVEIIRQKEPDLIVDGEMQADTAVYPPILEQDFSFARIKGKANVLVFPNLDSGNIAYKLLWRIGNADAIGPILMGMGKPIHVLQRGCDVNDIVNMAAIAVVEANELAK; this is encoded by the coding sequence ATGAAAATTCACAAAGAAGATGCTCTCAATTATCACTCTCAGGGCAGAAAAGGAAAAATTGAAGTTATCCCAACCAAGCCCTGTCAAACACAATGGGATCTTTCCCTCGCTTACACACCGGGAGTTGCTGAACCCTGTCTTGAAATCGCAAGAGATGAAGAATTAGTTTATGAATATACTGCTAAGGGTAACTTGGTTGCTGTGATCAGCAATGGTACAGCTGTTCTTGGACTCGGAGATATCGGACCTCTGGCTGGAAAACCTGTAATGGAAGGTAAAGGCGTCTTATTCAAAAGATTCGCGGATATTGATGTGTTTGATATAGAGATCAATACAAAGGATGTGAATGAATTTATACGTTGCGTTCAATTGCTTGAACCAACATTTGGAGGAATAAATCTGGAAGATGTAAAGGCACCAGAATGTTTTTACATTGAAAGAGAATTGAAACGAACTATGAAAATTCCAGTTTTCCATGATGATCAACATGGAACTGCGATTATTAGCGGCGCAGCCTTATTGAACGCAGTTGAATTGGCTGGAAAAGAATTGGATAAAATAAAAGTTGTCTTTAATGGTGCTGGCGCTTCTGCAATTTCATGCGCACATCTTTACACTTTGTTAGGTGTGAAAAAAGAAAACATAATAATGTGCGATACCTCTGGAGTTATTTACAAAGGACGAAAAGAACATATGAATGAATTCAAAGAAATGTTTGCCAGCGATACGACCGCCCGAACTCTTGCTGAAGCTCTGGTTGATGCCGATGTATTTGTCGGTCTTTCAGTTGGAAATGTCGTGACAAAAGAAATGGTCAAATCGATGGCGAAAAATCCTATTGTCTTTGCTATGGCGAATCCCTATCCAGAAATTACTTATGAAGATGCAACTGATGCTCGATCGGATATCATTATGGCAACTGGTAGAAGTGATTATCCAAATCAAGTAAATAATGTTCTTGGATTTCCATTTATCTTCAGGGGAGCACTTGATGTTAGAGCAACAGCAATTAACGATGAGATGAAACTTGCAGCTTCCTACGCTCTCGCAAAACTTGCAAAAGAAGAAGTCCCCGAATCTGTTATTCGAGCTTACGGCGGAGTTGAATTGAAATTTGGTAAGGAATATATCATTCCAAAACCATTTGATCCACGCGTTTTAACTTATGTCGCTCCTGCTGTTGCAAAAGCCGCAATGGAGACTGGCGTTGCTCGTAAACCAATTACAGATTGGGACGAATATGAACATCAATTATTAGAACGACTTGGTATCTCTAAGCAGATTGTAAGAGTCGCGATTGAAAAAGCTAAAGGTAGTATGAAGAGAATTGTATTTCCCGAAGGTAATCAGGTTAAGATTTTAAAAGCTGCTGAAATTCTTGTTGACGATCATATTGCAAAACCAATTCTGCTTGGCAAAGAAAGTGAAATCAAAGAATTAATTGAAAAACATAAAATTAATTCAAGTGAATTTGAAATTATTGATCCAGAAAATTGCAAGCATTATGATAGATATGTTGAAGAATTTTACAAGCTCAGACAAAGGAAAGGAATTACCAGAGTAGAAGCTCAAAAATATATGAAGATGCCAAACTACTTCGGCGCAATGATGGTTAAGATGGGTGATGCCGATGGAATGATTTCAGGTCTAACTTCTCATTACCCAGATACAATCAGACCAGCACTCCAAATTGTAAAGACTGCACCAGGAGTAAAGAAAGTTTCTGGTCTTTACATTATGCTGGTCAAAAACGAAGCCTTCTTCTTTGCTGATACAACAGTGAATGTTAATCCAACTGCAGAAGATCTGGCAGAGATTGCAATTCTGGCAGCGAAAGCAGCAAGACGATTTAATATTGAACCCAAAGTCGCAATGCTTTCATTCAGTAATTTCGGTAATGCACCTTATCCTGAAAGTGAAAAAGTTGCAAAAGCTGTTGAGATAATTCGACAAAAAGAGCCAGATTTAATTGTCGATGGCGAAATGCAGGCAGATACAGCAGTTTACCCGCCAATTCTTGAGCAAGATTTTTCATTTGCTCGAATTAAAGGCAAAGCTAATGTTCTTGTATTTCCAAATCTTGACTCAGGAAATATTGCTTACAAATTACTCTGGCGAATTGGAAATGCCGATGCAATTGGTCCAATATTGATGGGAATGGGTAAACCGATCCATGTCTTGCAAAGAGGTTGTGATGTGAATGATATTGTCAATATGGCTGCTATTGCTGTTGTTGAAGCAAACGAATTAGCCAAATAA
- a CDS encoding DUF1624 domain-containing protein → MTRDLTSQRVIYIDLLRFCAIFLMVHGHTVDVLLSQEFRRPDSLGFNTWLFFRGLTAPLFLFASGFIYGVRFRRTDSLEKFRKIKIKTIRRALLLIFIGYLMKSPTPTFIDWEHVTYQMLQLFFAIDILQLIGASLLIFLGMEILARKLKYDAARYLIIISILFVLGKQLATLLDWEEVFPIQISSWFSQSTGSLFPLFPWGAYLFLGGAVGIYFQRKNYLSDMLLLTKIQLKIGIIFILSAFLINLLEIKFFGMSTFWTTSPTLFYARFGTVLIFGSLFSVLSLYIKRIPKFLYNASKNSLWIYVVHVMMLYGSSWNRGVKDFLGYKCNVGETILGVITMWILMILFSEALTYYNNQLYPLIKSKLKKIFVGEIT, encoded by the coding sequence GTGACAAGAGACTTAACTTCTCAAAGAGTTATTTATATAGATCTTCTTCGATTTTGTGCGATCTTCTTAATGGTTCATGGGCATACAGTTGATGTTTTACTTAGTCAAGAATTCAGACGACCGGATTCTTTAGGTTTTAATACCTGGCTGTTTTTTAGAGGGTTAACTGCACCGTTATTTCTTTTTGCTTCTGGTTTTATTTACGGCGTTAGATTTAGAAGGACCGATTCGCTTGAGAAATTTAGAAAGATAAAAATTAAAACAATTCGACGAGCATTGCTTTTAATCTTTATTGGTTACTTGATGAAATCGCCTACACCAACATTTATAGATTGGGAACATGTGACTTATCAAATGCTTCAGCTCTTTTTTGCGATTGATATTCTTCAATTAATTGGTGCGAGCTTGCTCATTTTTCTTGGAATGGAAATCTTGGCAAGAAAACTCAAATACGATGCTGCTCGGTATTTAATTATCATTTCTATTCTTTTTGTGTTAGGGAAACAACTTGCAACACTTTTGGATTGGGAAGAGGTATTTCCGATACAAATTTCATCCTGGTTTTCGCAAAGCACTGGCTCGTTGTTTCCACTTTTTCCTTGGGGTGCATATTTATTTTTAGGTGGTGCTGTTGGAATTTATTTTCAGCGTAAAAATTATTTATCAGATATGCTTCTTCTTACAAAAATTCAACTTAAAATTGGCATTATTTTTATTTTATCCGCTTTCCTAATTAATCTCCTTGAAATAAAATTCTTTGGAATGAGCACATTCTGGACAACTAGTCCAACACTTTTTTACGCCCGGTTTGGGACGGTTTTAATTTTTGGGAGTCTTTTTTCTGTTTTATCGCTCTACATTAAACGAATTCCAAAATTCTTATACAATGCAAGTAAAAATTCACTCTGGATTTATGTTGTTCATGTAATGATGCTATATGGAAGTTCTTGGAATCGAGGAGTGAAAGATTTTCTTGGATATAAATGTAATGTAGGTGAAACTATACTTGGCGTAATCACAATGTGGATTTTAATGATTTTATTTTCAGAAGCATTGACTTATTATAACAATCAGCTCTATCCATTAATTAAATCAAAACTTAAAAAGATTTTTGTAGGCGAGATAACTTAA
- the porQ gene encoding type IX secretion system protein PorQ, producing MKKFILIILFLSSNLFSQTAFEFLRLDASARSAALGGAFVSNVDDPNSIFYNPSSIQFVESNSISFGFLKHLLDVNSGFASYTTQFEGFGKFGFGLMYTNYGSFDELDEFGNSSGSFSAGDLGLVANYSGLVRENLSYGFNLKFIYSSIYNVNSIAFAGDFGLLYNNAPKQFSIGLSVLNFGSQLKAYYNSKEKLPVDVRLGLSKKLEHTPFRLYLEFTKLNQTNNGLFSGFNNFILGGEIYTSSALTFRFGFNNEKRKEFKVGTTTGTEGFNLGLGINLSGYRFDYAISSFGKIGSLHRINLSTRF from the coding sequence ATGAAAAAGTTCATTTTAATCATCCTTTTTCTCTCATCAAATCTATTCTCTCAAACTGCATTTGAGTTTTTAAGACTCGATGCAAGTGCTCGATCAGCCGCTCTGGGTGGTGCATTTGTCAGTAATGTTGACGATCCAAACTCGATTTTTTATAATCCTTCATCAATCCAATTCGTTGAGTCAAATAGTATTTCTTTTGGATTTCTCAAACATCTATTAGATGTCAATTCAGGTTTTGCCAGCTATACGACGCAATTTGAAGGTTTTGGCAAATTTGGTTTTGGGCTAATGTATACAAATTATGGTAGTTTCGATGAACTTGATGAGTTTGGAAATTCCAGCGGTTCCTTTTCAGCCGGTGATTTAGGTTTAGTTGCAAATTATTCTGGACTGGTTAGAGAAAATTTAAGTTATGGGTTTAACTTGAAATTTATTTACTCCTCAATTTATAATGTCAATTCAATTGCTTTTGCTGGTGATTTCGGATTACTCTATAATAATGCACCGAAACAATTTTCAATTGGTCTTTCAGTATTAAATTTTGGTTCACAATTAAAAGCCTATTATAATTCAAAAGAAAAACTACCGGTAGATGTTCGCTTAGGATTAAGCAAAAAACTCGAACACACACCATTCAGATTATATTTAGAATTTACAAAACTTAATCAAACGAATAACGGATTATTTTCAGGATTTAATAATTTCATTCTTGGTGGTGAAATCTACACTTCAAGCGCATTAACATTCCGATTTGGTTTTAACAATGAAAAAAGAAAGGAGTTCAAAGTTGGGACTACAACTGGAACTGAAGGATTTAATTTAGGTCTTGGAATTAATTTAAGCGGTTACAGGTTTGATTATGCCATCTCTTCATTTGGCAAAATTGGATCACTTCACAGAATAAATCTCTCCACAAGATTTTAG
- the pckA gene encoding phosphoenolpyruvate carboxykinase (ATP) produces the protein MSKYLEFNTPASKEAMELASDFRLKHQGLTYLDRVYWNLPEEALYEEAVFRNEGKIVKGGPLLVFTGKHTARAAADKYIVKEESTEKNIWWGIYNRPYSLEKFNALFARLQAWAQGEELFVQDVYACADPEYRMPIRIITEKAWHSLFARNMFITIDNKDELKKFVPEFTIIAVPGFKVDPVIDGTRTETAIIINFGARLAIIANTLYAGEIKKSVFTVLNYLLTFKDVLPMHCSANVGQDGDVALFFGLSGTGKTTLSADPKRKLIGDDEHGWSSQGVFNFEAGCYAKVIRLSPENEPEIYSCTKRFGTILENVVFDPVSRHIDLDDDKITENTRASYPLEFIPNIVPEGYVHSHPKNIIFLTCDAQGVLPPIARLNPEQAQYHFISGYTSKIAGTEIGLGIEPEITFSACFGAPFMVRHPFEYSEMLKQRMLKYNVKVWLINTGWVGGKFGVGKRISIRHTRNLLNAALEGKLDNVEYRKDKLFGFEVPLSCPDVPSEVLDPASSWGDKKEYWRKYDALAARFIENFKLYAKHCSKEVIEAGPKRLSQVELD, from the coding sequence ATGAGCAAATATCTCGAATTCAATACTCCGGCATCAAAAGAAGCAATGGAACTTGCTTCTGACTTTAGACTGAAACATCAGGGATTGACTTATCTTGATCGAGTTTATTGGAATTTACCCGAAGAAGCTTTGTACGAAGAAGCTGTATTTAGAAATGAAGGTAAGATAGTAAAAGGCGGACCACTTTTGGTTTTTACTGGTAAACACACTGCTCGTGCCGCTGCTGATAAATATATTGTAAAAGAAGAATCAACAGAAAAAAATATCTGGTGGGGAATTTATAACAGACCTTACAGTCTCGAAAAGTTTAATGCGCTTTTTGCACGTTTGCAGGCTTGGGCTCAAGGTGAAGAATTATTTGTTCAGGATGTTTATGCCTGTGCCGATCCTGAATATCGAATGCCGATAAGAATTATAACAGAGAAAGCCTGGCATAGTCTTTTCGCTCGAAATATGTTTATTACTATTGATAATAAAGACGAATTAAAAAAGTTCGTTCCCGAGTTTACTATTATTGCTGTCCCAGGTTTTAAAGTCGATCCAGTAATCGATGGTACTCGAACAGAAACAGCAATTATTATTAATTTCGGTGCAAGACTTGCAATTATTGCAAACACACTTTATGCCGGCGAAATAAAGAAGTCTGTCTTTACTGTTTTGAATTATCTTTTAACTTTCAAAGATGTTCTTCCAATGCACTGCTCTGCAAATGTTGGGCAGGATGGAGATGTCGCTTTATTCTTCGGATTAAGTGGAACTGGAAAGACAACTCTTTCCGCTGACCCAAAGCGAAAATTAATCGGTGATGATGAGCACGGATGGAGTTCTCAAGGCGTATTTAATTTTGAAGCTGGTTGTTATGCAAAAGTAATTCGTCTATCTCCTGAAAACGAACCAGAAATTTATTCATGTACCAAAAGATTCGGGACAATTCTTGAAAATGTAGTTTTTGATCCAGTTTCCCGCCATATTGATCTGGATGACGATAAAATTACAGAAAACACTCGTGCATCATATCCACTTGAATTTATACCAAATATTGTTCCTGAAGGTTATGTTCACTCACATCCAAAAAATATCATCTTCTTAACCTGCGATGCCCAGGGAGTTTTACCACCAATTGCAAGATTAAATCCTGAACAAGCTCAATATCATTTTATTAGCGGGTACACTTCTAAAATTGCTGGAACTGAAATTGGATTAGGAATAGAGCCCGAAATAACTTTCAGTGCCTGCTTTGGTGCACCATTTATGGTTCGTCATCCTTTCGAATATTCAGAAATGTTGAAGCAAAGAATGTTGAAATACAATGTTAAAGTCTGGTTAATTAATACTGGTTGGGTGGGTGGAAAATTTGGTGTTGGTAAGAGAATCAGCATTCGTCACACACGAAATTTACTTAACGCAGCTCTCGAAGGTAAACTTGATAATGTAGAGTACAGAAAAGATAAATTGTTCGGTTTCGAAGTTCCATTAAGCTGTCCCGATGTTCCATCAGAAGTTTTAGATCCTGCATCTTCATGGGGAGATAAAAAAGAATACTGGCGAAAATACGATGCACTTGCAGCACGATTTATTGAAAATTTCAAGCTCTATGCAAAACATTGTTCAAAAGAGGTCATCGAAGCGGGTCCAAAAAGATTAAGTCAGGTTGAGCTTGATTGA
- a CDS encoding peptidoglycan DD-metalloendopeptidase family protein, producing MKLSLFIALLLNILCVQNSFGQTFRIHRPVKDNIQANGSYLYGEPNIKDPNYAHLGLDYSISYDTVFSATDGLVYFVGYNPNDTIGGYEPNGGGNYVIIQSQLNGKQFYFLYMHLKRPLVAQNQSVLRGQPIAISGNTGYSTGPHLHFEIRAGSPSYSSPRSRRNPELWCAIKGMGAIYGRIPNAANSTRVDITPDPKPRPPYTTFSYALTYNFNDPYIGNDEVYQENYAIGDVKPGTYTITALNGLYRRVVTVLPNQIVNADQATLVEESLIAENELTLSQNFPNPFNSSTVIKVYIPEKLYQPNLKLEIYDVLGRKIFESDELKNGFNEIYFDLNQLNLSLSNSILFYRINLSSFAQVKKMIYLK from the coding sequence ATGAAATTGAGTTTATTCATTGCATTATTACTGAACATTCTATGTGTTCAAAATTCTTTTGGACAAACCTTTCGTATCCATAGACCAGTTAAAGATAATATTCAGGCAAATGGTTCTTATCTTTATGGTGAACCAAATATTAAAGATCCAAACTATGCTCATCTTGGTCTTGATTACTCGATTTCTTATGATACAGTTTTCTCCGCCACAGATGGGTTAGTCTACTTTGTCGGATATAATCCAAACGATACAATCGGAGGTTATGAACCAAACGGCGGTGGGAATTACGTAATTATTCAATCTCAATTGAATGGAAAGCAATTTTACTTCCTTTATATGCATCTCAAAAGACCACTGGTTGCACAAAATCAAAGTGTATTAAGAGGACAGCCAATCGCAATTAGTGGAAACACAGGTTACTCAACAGGACCGCATTTACATTTTGAAATCAGAGCAGGGTCACCATCCTATAGCTCACCACGTTCAAGAAGAAATCCTGAATTATGGTGCGCAATTAAAGGAATGGGAGCAATCTATGGCAGAATACCAAATGCAGCAAACAGTACAAGAGTAGATATTACGCCAGATCCAAAACCGAGACCGCCTTACACAACATTTTCTTATGCATTGACTTATAATTTTAATGACCCATACATAGGCAACGATGAGGTTTATCAAGAAAACTATGCAATTGGTGATGTAAAGCCCGGAACTTATACAATTACCGCATTAAATGGTTTGTATAGAAGAGTTGTTACCGTTTTGCCCAATCAAATTGTTAACGCTGATCAGGCAACTTTAGTCGAAGAGAGTTTAATTGCTGAAAATGAGTTAACTTTATCACAGAATTTTCCAAATCCATTTAATTCATCGACTGTAATCAAAGTCTATATTCCAGAAAAATTATATCAGCCAAACCTAAAGCTTGAAATCTATGATGTTCTCGGCAGGAAAATTTTTGAATCGGATGAATTAAAAAATGGTTTTAATGAAATCTATTTTGACTTAAATCAATTAAATCTTTCATTATCAAATTCAATTTTGTTTTATAGAATAAACCTGAGTAGTTTCGCTCAGGTAAAGAAGATGATTTATTTAAAATAA